One genomic segment of Methanothermobacter tenebrarum includes these proteins:
- the trpC gene encoding indole-3-glycerol phosphate synthase TrpC — protein sequence MILKKIITEKRKEISKIKTKETINELKDRISTSDPPKDFKEALNGKFSIICEYKRASPSTGPISSKRLEESIKSFENGGATAISILTEKKFFNGDIKYLKTAKSITNLPILMKDFIIDEYQIFQARAYGASSILLIASICPNLETFINISKSLNMEPLIECENSLEIYKALENGAEIIGINNRNLSNFTIDFNKTRAFAPLIPNEKILVSESGVKRSEDVKMLREYGADAILIGTEVMKSKNPSDFIKDLLIAGTLTPKGGSPIE from the coding sequence ATGATACTCAAAAAAATAATCACAGAAAAAAGGAAAGAAATCTCCAAAATCAAAACTAAAGAAACAATCAATGAGCTGAAAGACAGAATAAGTACAAGCGATCCCCCAAAAGATTTCAAAGAAGCACTTAATGGAAAATTTTCAATCATATGCGAATATAAGAGGGCCTCACCATCCACAGGACCCATATCATCAAAAAGATTAGAAGAAAGTATAAAATCATTCGAAAATGGGGGTGCAACCGCCATATCAATTTTAACTGAAAAAAAATTCTTCAATGGAGACATCAAATACCTCAAAACGGCTAAATCAATAACGAACCTCCCAATTTTGATGAAAGATTTCATAATAGACGAATACCAGATATTCCAAGCAAGAGCCTATGGAGCAAGCTCAATACTTCTAATAGCTAGCATATGCCCCAACCTGGAAACATTTATAAACATATCCAAGAGCCTTAACATGGAACCCCTCATAGAATGCGAAAATTCCCTGGAAATCTACAAGGCCCTCGAAAACGGAGCCGAAATAATAGGGATAAACAACCGAAACCTAAGCAATTTCACAATCGATTTCAACAAGACTAGAGCATTTGCACCTCTCATACCCAACGAAAAAATCTTAGTATCAGAAAGTGGCGTGAAAAGGTCAGAAGATGTTAAAATGCTCCGCGAATACGGCGCAGATGCAATTTTAATAGGAACAGAGGTTATGAAATCAAAAAATCCATCAGATTTTATAAAAGACCTTTTAATAGCAGGAACCCTCACTCCCAAAGGAGGATCACCCATTGAATGA
- a CDS encoding aminodeoxychorismate/anthranilate synthase component II, which translates to MILLIDNYDSFTYNLHQLIGEIMKEKNMKQTLKVLRNDDKKLLNLNKSKIKSIIISPGPGNPLNKKDFGFCHEIIKKFKNKPILGVCLGHQGIYAAFGGKLCYTKPTHGKITTIFHNGTHIFENIPNPIKATRYHSIACDPLQRPQEIEIIAWSADGIIMAIKHRKYPIYGLQFHPESIGTAYGKAILKNFLLNG; encoded by the coding sequence ATGATACTCCTAATCGACAACTATGACTCCTTCACATACAACCTCCACCAACTCATCGGAGAAATCATGAAAGAAAAAAACATGAAACAAACCCTCAAAGTGCTGAGAAACGACGACAAAAAACTCCTAAACCTCAATAAATCAAAAATCAAAAGCATAATAATATCACCAGGCCCGGGCAACCCCCTAAACAAAAAAGACTTCGGATTCTGCCATGAAATAATCAAAAAGTTCAAAAACAAACCGATATTAGGCGTCTGCCTTGGACACCAAGGAATATACGCAGCCTTCGGCGGCAAACTATGCTACACAAAACCCACACACGGAAAAATAACAACAATATTCCACAATGGCACCCACATCTTCGAGAATATTCCAAATCCCATCAAAGCCACCCGCTACCACTCAATCGCATGCGACCCACTCCAAAGGCCACAAGAAATCGAAATAATAGCATGGTCCGCAGATGGCATAATCATGGCAATAAAACACAGAAAATATCCAATCTATGGCTTACAATTCCACCCAGAATCCATAGGAACAGCCTATGGAAAAGCAATACTCAAAAACTTCCTCCTAAATGGGTGA
- the trpE gene encoding anthranilate synthase component I: MNTFGKTPKTFKLDLKDPFELFKQLYHDNDSVFLLESMESDTGLARYSFIGFNPILIIRAKSNILEIETKDDTEKIHTKNPFDIIKNFLKEKNKSKGFAGGLVGYISYESARFFDKIPIKNPDFPDFEFGLFLDGIKFNHLTGKCTYITLSENRLDHIKEASKDNPQDQNKLSFKYKGRIFSKDQYEEMVLETKERINKGEIFQAVISNAHKYKIKGNKLHFYEALRKVNPSPYMYHLKLGEREIIGSSPEMLVRVENRNVETFPIAGTRPRGSNEKEDKKIAAELLSDEKELAEHLMLVDLARNDLGKISKYGSVKVKEYMSIKKFSHVQHIISHVKGKLRKDKTAIDALSSVFPAGTVTGAPKIRAMEIIDEIEATPRGAYAGALGYFSLNGNADFAITIRSLITQGTEGKIQAGAGIVYDSIPEKEFLECENKAKALIYSLKMAGEKR, encoded by the coding sequence GTGAATACTTTTGGAAAAACCCCTAAAACATTCAAACTCGACTTAAAAGATCCATTCGAACTATTCAAGCAATTATACCATGATAATGATTCTGTTTTTCTCCTAGAATCAATGGAAAGCGACACAGGACTCGCAAGATACTCATTCATAGGCTTCAACCCCATCTTAATAATCAGGGCAAAATCAAACATCCTCGAAATAGAAACAAAAGACGACACAGAAAAAATACACACTAAAAACCCATTCGACATCATAAAAAATTTCCTAAAAGAAAAAAACAAATCCAAAGGCTTCGCAGGCGGACTCGTAGGATACATCTCATACGAATCCGCAAGATTCTTCGACAAAATCCCCATAAAAAACCCCGATTTCCCAGATTTCGAATTCGGCCTATTTCTTGATGGGATAAAATTCAACCACCTCACAGGCAAATGCACCTACATAACACTCTCAGAAAACCGACTAGACCACATAAAAGAAGCCTCAAAGGATAACCCCCAAGACCAAAATAAACTCTCATTCAAATACAAAGGAAGAATCTTCTCCAAGGACCAATACGAAGAAATGGTCCTAGAAACAAAAGAAAGGATAAACAAGGGAGAAATATTCCAAGCAGTAATATCAAACGCCCATAAATACAAAATAAAAGGCAACAAACTCCACTTCTACGAAGCCTTGAGAAAAGTTAACCCCTCACCATACATGTACCACCTCAAATTAGGTGAAAGGGAGATCATAGGCTCCAGCCCAGAAATGCTTGTAAGAGTTGAAAACAGGAACGTGGAAACATTCCCCATCGCAGGAACGCGCCCAAGAGGATCAAACGAAAAAGAAGACAAAAAAATCGCAGCCGAACTTTTATCAGACGAAAAAGAATTAGCAGAACACCTAATGCTAGTAGACCTTGCAAGAAACGACCTAGGAAAAATCAGCAAATACGGATCAGTCAAAGTCAAAGAGTACATGAGTATAAAAAAATTCTCACACGTACAACACATCATCTCCCATGTAAAAGGAAAACTCAGAAAAGACAAAACAGCAATCGACGCTCTATCATCAGTATTCCCCGCGGGGACGGTTACAGGAGCCCCTAAAATACGCGCAATGGAGATAATAGATGAAATAGAAGCCACACCCAGAGGTGCATATGCAGGAGCCCTAGGCTACTTCTCATTAAACGGAAATGCTGATTTTGCAATCACAATACGATCCCTCATAACCCAAGGAACCGAAGGAAAAATACAAGCAGGCGCAGGCATAGTATACGATTCAATACCAGAAAAAGAATTTCTAGAATGTGAAAACAAGGCAAAAGCACTTATATATTCACTCAAAATGGCAGGTGAAAAAAGATGA
- a CDS encoding amino acid-binding protein produces MWEKIKHKFQKYPARINVAKKIVELGLRVGPNGKIYCGDVEISDMALARAANVDRRTIRATTQVILQDKDLKKIFESIIPAGALLKETAKNLELGVVEIEANANNPGILAKAATLIASKGISIRQAHASDPELEENPKLTIITEKPIPGDLLKKFLKIEGVKRVSIY; encoded by the coding sequence ATGTGGGAAAAAATAAAACACAAATTCCAAAAGTACCCAGCAAGAATAAACGTGGCGAAAAAAATCGTAGAACTCGGACTCCGAGTAGGCCCTAACGGGAAAATATACTGTGGAGACGTGGAAATAAGTGACATGGCCCTTGCAAGAGCCGCCAACGTCGACAGAAGAACAATAAGAGCAACCACACAAGTCATACTACAAGACAAAGACCTAAAAAAAATCTTCGAAAGCATAATACCAGCAGGAGCCCTCCTCAAAGAAACAGCGAAAAATCTTGAACTTGGAGTGGTTGAAATAGAAGCAAACGCCAACAACCCAGGCATATTAGCAAAAGCCGCAACCCTAATAGCCTCAAAAGGTATAAGTATAAGACAAGCACATGCAAGCGACCCAGAACTTGAAGAAAACCCAAAACTGACAATTATAACAGAAAAACCTATCCCAGGCGATCTCCTCAAAAAATTCCTAAAAATAGAAGGAGTAAAAAGAGTTTCAATATACTAA
- a CDS encoding HypC/HybG/HupF family hydrogenase formation chaperone, with protein MCIAAPAQIIEIDEEENSAVVDFGGVRQKVKLDLVEDVTEGRYVLVHSGYAIEVLSDQAARESLEAWDELLKVLEEENLD; from the coding sequence ATGTGTATAGCAGCGCCTGCTCAGATAATAGAGATTGACGAGGAAGAGAATAGTGCAGTGGTTGATTTTGGTGGTGTGAGGCAGAAGGTTAAGCTTGATCTTGTGGAGGATGTTACTGAGGGTAGATATGTCCTTGTACATTCAGGGTATGCTATTGAGGTGTTGTCTGATCAGGCTGCGAGGGAGTCTTTGGAAGCGTGGGATGAACTTTTAAAGGTTCTTGAAGAGGAGAACCTAGATTAG
- a CDS encoding NAD(P)/FAD-dependent oxidoreductase — protein MNIIIGGGPAGRAAAIELASLEEDVTIIEKNHLGGTCLNQGCMVICGLRDITNFLSDAKTFNRHQILEVDYNLEYRKIADGIKKTIRRIRKITEKETKEAGIEVIYGEAKVPDNTHVEVEGEKFNYDKLIIATGARPYTPPIKGSENAINYQDILNIEEIPENLIIIGSGIISAEVANIFSILGSKVHIICRREFLAKIDSEIRDYITRILLRDVEIHTNTTIKNIKREAVKTDKGYFKGLPFLATGMIPNSEIIDIVKKGEKGNIIVDDRMQTSCKDIYAAGDVIGGIGTTPVARMEGAIAGLNAAGIEKRIDYTYIPHAISLGYDVSYIEMEETKGEKSVEGKMPGAAGPGSFWKVLDDNTGLGKVQVDLETGTIEKVYSIAPSSRHMVSYLSLLLRLGVKTYDFEKFIETHPSTDVIYKLMRFFAKY, from the coding sequence ATGAACATCATTATAGGAGGAGGGCCGGCTGGAAGAGCGGCCGCCATAGAATTAGCATCATTAGAAGAAGATGTTACAATCATAGAAAAGAATCACCTAGGCGGCACATGCCTAAACCAAGGTTGCATGGTCATATGCGGATTAAGAGACATAACAAACTTTTTATCTGATGCTAAAACTTTCAATAGGCACCAGATTCTAGAAGTCGATTATAACCTAGAATACAGGAAAATAGCAGATGGGATCAAAAAGACAATCAGAAGGATAAGGAAGATAACAGAAAAGGAAACCAAAGAGGCGGGGATAGAAGTAATATATGGGGAAGCAAAAGTCCCAGACAATACACACGTAGAAGTAGAAGGTGAAAAATTCAACTATGATAAGCTGATAATAGCAACAGGCGCAAGACCATACACACCCCCAATCAAAGGGAGTGAAAACGCCATAAACTACCAGGACATCCTAAACATAGAAGAGATCCCAGAAAATCTAATTATAATCGGCAGCGGGATTATATCAGCTGAAGTAGCTAACATATTCTCAATACTAGGATCTAAGGTTCATATCATATGCAGAAGAGAATTCTTAGCAAAAATAGACAGCGAAATAAGAGATTACATAACTAGAATACTATTAAGGGATGTTGAAATCCACACAAACACTACCATAAAAAATATAAAAAGAGAAGCCGTTAAAACAGACAAAGGGTACTTTAAGGGGCTCCCATTCCTAGCTACAGGCATGATCCCCAATTCAGAGATAATAGACATTGTCAAAAAAGGTGAAAAAGGGAATATCATAGTCGATGATAGGATGCAGACAAGTTGCAAAGACATTTATGCCGCAGGTGATGTTATCGGCGGGATTGGAACAACACCAGTAGCGCGCATGGAAGGTGCAATAGCAGGATTAAATGCTGCAGGGATAGAAAAAAGGATAGATTATACCTACATCCCACATGCAATATCACTAGGCTATGATGTAAGTTACATCGAAATGGAAGAAACAAAAGGAGAAAAATCCGTTGAGGGGAAAATGCCAGGAGCTGCAGGTCCTGGTTCATTCTGGAAAGTCCTAGATGACAATACAGGCCTTGGTAAAGTCCAAGTAGACCTTGAAACAGGAACCATAGAAAAAGTTTATTCAATAGCCCCCTCAAGTCGTCATATGGTATCTTATCTATCACTCCTATTAAGGCTAGGAGTTAAAACCTATGATTTCGAAAAATTTATAGAAACCCACCCTTCAACTGATGTCATTTACAAGTTAATGCGTTTCTTTGCAAAATATTAA
- a CDS encoding glycosyltransferase, with protein MKALFMITGRGMGGDAVMGLNIAQILSSRGFECEFALDRTAPGILFKKRNIKWHKMLIPQAGGHAATKSSLFKAALKALKATWEGYKLIREVKPDIVVGVIGGGAVIGCLSAKLARVPAVGISNTPTDARICRILNPTIMLPESGFFKIKNMKNVYSSYSPIDPKITMGNHDNALKRMPPSFNEDFPTILFSSGSSLFELMAKAAKKISETDIKANIIVIGHPLKERYEKYLQSPRIINLGYIDWVPDLYSLVDLAVLSDDGVMIHEAIACKLPIIALKGVKYGRYHNMASVFPGAVVESDFNNLEDTLKRALEMKDEMKEKASSYSEKVIKAGERIANIILKVAMGEI; from the coding sequence ATGAAAGCATTGTTCATGATCACAGGCCGTGGTATGGGTGGGGACGCTGTAATGGGACTTAATATAGCGCAGATTCTTTCTAGTAGAGGCTTTGAATGCGAGTTTGCCTTAGATCGCACAGCCCCTGGTATACTGTTCAAAAAAAGAAATATAAAATGGCACAAGATGCTGATACCACAGGCCGGAGGCCATGCCGCCACAAAATCCAGTCTATTTAAAGCTGCTTTAAAAGCCCTAAAGGCTACATGGGAAGGTTATAAGTTGATAAGAGAGGTTAAACCGGATATAGTGGTTGGTGTTATAGGTGGTGGGGCTGTAATCGGTTGCTTATCGGCTAAATTAGCCAGAGTACCTGCTGTGGGCATATCAAACACTCCAACCGATGCTAGAATATGTAGAATCCTCAATCCAACTATAATGTTACCAGAATCTGGCTTTTTCAAAATCAAAAACATGAAGAATGTTTACAGTTCATACTCTCCAATAGACCCAAAGATTACGATGGGCAACCATGATAATGCGCTTAAAAGGATGCCACCATCCTTCAACGAGGATTTTCCGACAATATTATTTTCCTCTGGTTCGTCACTTTTTGAGCTAATGGCAAAAGCTGCTAAAAAAATAAGTGAAACTGACATAAAAGCTAATATTATTGTAATAGGCCACCCGCTCAAAGAGCGTTATGAAAAATACCTTCAAAGTCCCAGGATCATAAACCTAGGATATATAGATTGGGTTCCGGACCTTTACAGTCTTGTTGACCTTGCAGTGTTATCTGATGATGGAGTCATGATACATGAAGCCATAGCATGCAAACTTCCAATAATCGCATTAAAGGGTGTGAAATATGGTAGATATCATAACATGGCCTCTGTGTTCCCTGGTGCTGTGGTTGAAAGCGATTTTAATAATCTCGAAGACACTTTGAAAAGAGCGCTTGAAATGAAGGATGAAATGAAGGAAAAAGCATCCTCTTATAGTGAAAAGGTTATAAAAGCTGGTGAAAGAATCGCTAATATAATATTGAAGGTTGCAATGGGGGAAATTTAA
- a CDS encoding AarF/ABC1/UbiB kinase family protein — MKFYPEKPDIRRLREIIQVFWKYQFGEFLGKTKFKERLFKPLRLYFRDPEMEVDASAPERLRLAFEELGPTFIKLGQMLSTRPDMVGEEIAEELSKLQDEARPLDYREVKETIEGELKRSISDIFRDFGEDPIASASVGQVHEARLKDGRRVAVKVQRPSIEEKIRKDIIIMKYLAKLVDRNVPRLRYYNLPGIVEEFERSIFKELDYYNEANNIERFRSLFADDDMINAPRVYREYSTSRVLTMEYVEGVKLSDILKSPIKFNGKVIAKRGFECYFKQIFIHGFFHADPHPANIIVQEGGILYFIDFGMVGYIDKDFRDKLIELLISIIDYDVNGIIEEIELMGIISSETDKEALKYDIMDLFERYYGADLQRIGNIMKEFTMPRMLIRHKMEIPRNFVLLVRAISMIESIGERLDPQFNALEIAQEMVQKLIIARLNPLNIFKVDMKKIIQLEHLIGKIPQTFIKGLQVIGEGTIRIELEHKNLDELADRIERSSNRISLALLASALIIGSSMVITAELRIAPGIPYIGSLGFILSFLIGLGLLFSILKGGKYH; from the coding sequence ATGAAATTTTATCCAGAAAAGCCTGATATAAGGAGACTTAGGGAAATAATCCAAGTATTCTGGAAGTATCAGTTTGGTGAATTTCTCGGAAAAACCAAATTTAAAGAGAGATTATTCAAGCCACTTAGATTATATTTTAGGGATCCTGAGATGGAAGTCGATGCTTCGGCACCCGAGAGGCTTAGATTGGCCTTTGAAGAACTTGGGCCTACTTTTATAAAATTGGGGCAAATGTTAAGCACTCGCCCGGATATGGTGGGTGAAGAGATTGCAGAGGAATTATCAAAGTTACAGGATGAAGCAAGACCATTAGATTATAGGGAAGTTAAGGAGACTATAGAAGGAGAACTTAAAAGGTCTATAAGTGACATTTTTAGGGATTTTGGGGAGGATCCAATCGCATCTGCTTCAGTTGGCCAAGTTCATGAAGCTAGGTTGAAGGATGGTAGAAGAGTTGCTGTTAAAGTCCAAAGGCCAAGTATAGAGGAGAAGATACGTAAGGACATTATTATAATGAAGTACCTTGCGAAGCTTGTGGATAGGAATGTTCCAAGGCTTAGATATTATAATCTTCCAGGTATCGTGGAGGAATTCGAGAGGAGTATATTTAAAGAGCTTGATTATTATAATGAGGCTAATAACATAGAAAGGTTTCGTTCCCTTTTTGCAGATGATGATATGATCAATGCGCCTAGGGTATATAGGGAGTATTCCACTTCCCGGGTTCTTACAATGGAATATGTTGAGGGCGTGAAATTATCAGATATTTTGAAATCACCAATTAAATTTAATGGGAAGGTTATAGCTAAGCGGGGATTTGAATGTTATTTTAAACAGATTTTTATTCATGGATTTTTCCATGCTGATCCCCACCCGGCTAACATTATTGTTCAAGAAGGTGGAATATTATATTTCATAGATTTTGGGATGGTTGGATACATCGACAAAGATTTCAGGGATAAGCTCATAGAATTGTTAATTTCGATTATAGATTATGATGTGAATGGTATAATAGAAGAAATTGAACTTATGGGGATAATAAGCTCAGAAACTGATAAAGAAGCTCTTAAATATGATATAATGGATTTGTTCGAAAGATATTATGGGGCGGATCTTCAAAGGATTGGAAATATCATGAAAGAATTTACAATGCCAAGAATGCTAATACGACACAAGATGGAAATCCCTCGAAACTTCGTACTCCTTGTAAGGGCAATAAGCATGATCGAAAGTATAGGTGAAAGATTGGATCCCCAATTTAATGCACTAGAGATAGCCCAAGAGATGGTCCAGAAACTGATCATAGCCCGTTTAAACCCATTAAACATTTTCAAGGTGGACATGAAAAAGATTATCCAATTAGAACATCTGATAGGTAAAATCCCCCAAACCTTCATAAAGGGTCTCCAAGTGATAGGAGAAGGAACAATAAGAATAGAATTAGAACACAAGAACCTTGATGAACTAGCAGATAGAATTGAACGTTCAAGTAATAGAATATCACTCGCATTATTAGCTTCGGCGTTGATCATCGGATCATCCATGGTTATAACAGCAGAACTTCGCATAGCACCTGGAATACCCTATATTGGATCGCTTGGATTCATCCTTAGTTTTCTGATAGGCCTAGGATTACTATTTTCCATCCTAAAAGGTGGAAAATACCATTAA
- a CDS encoding cell wall biosynthesis protein encodes MSKLHTATSDHDGGSTMLNKIIIATILTLILTPTIKSLIEKYARSTNLYTKIRGGTPRGTGLAPFIILILFLPTPYNLLVGIMGILAFIDDIIGRKEIKKLKVEWGQLARGLGIILVSIIGYPFMGPSSILVALMIQPLNIADMQPGTACTTIIITSILVIVLSLFKNQPIYLPLLILVTCLAYSPLDYKGKTMMGEIGNHSYAIALGISFHLIGGFKTVLILFLVTTFIIALIRRKNLKRYIQENLGIENPTLGDCFMDVISGGGLGDLLRQLILNDRKFKIENRILKALGFRRLFYNPHSL; translated from the coding sequence TTGTCCAAACTACACACGGCCACATCGGACCATGATGGTGGAAGTACCATGTTAAACAAGATCATCATCGCAACAATCCTAACACTAATACTAACACCAACAATAAAATCTCTCATAGAAAAATATGCAAGATCCACCAACCTCTATACTAAAATCAGAGGCGGTACGCCACGTGGAACCGGCTTGGCACCATTCATTATCCTCATATTATTTTTACCCACACCTTACAACCTTCTGGTAGGTATAATGGGTATTTTAGCGTTTATCGACGATATCATAGGAAGAAAAGAGATAAAAAAATTAAAGGTCGAATGGGGACAATTAGCAAGAGGCCTCGGGATAATACTCGTTTCCATCATAGGATATCCATTTATGGGCCCCTCCAGCATCCTTGTGGCCTTAATGATACAACCTTTGAACATTGCAGACATGCAACCAGGAACTGCTTGCACCACTATAATAATAACCTCAATTTTAGTTATCGTCTTATCCTTGTTCAAAAACCAACCCATATACCTTCCACTCCTAATATTAGTCACTTGTCTCGCATATTCACCCTTGGATTACAAAGGAAAGACTATGATGGGTGAAATAGGTAATCACAGTTATGCCATAGCCCTTGGCATAAGCTTCCACCTCATCGGAGGATTCAAAACAGTTCTAATACTATTCCTGGTTACAACATTTATAATAGCCCTAATAAGAAGAAAAAACTTGAAAAGGTATATCCAAGAAAATCTCGGAATCGAAAACCCAACCCTAGGGGACTGTTTCATGGATGTTATAAGTGGGGGTGGACTCGGAGACTTGCTAAGACAATTAATATTAAATGATAGAAAATTCAAGATCGAAAATAGAATTTTAAAAGCCCTTGGATTTAGGAGATTATTTTACAATCCTCATAGTCTGTGA
- a CDS encoding radical SAM protein, producing the protein MGITINNCRRCNICNLVLCPAGNVKKAAEKGECFECGACTLACPYEVIKLEKTKKEKVEVTVDGKKVKVAGLVKDALKAAGIDVGRSPENNKFMPCECGGCWACAVKINDKIALSCITPLSDGMEIETDIEAPLRVMSGFGAHMVGGVGTPYYLKNSIRPIEVVGFTHGCNLRCPQCQNHRIAFTAKAQLLEPKETANILLGLESIYGTGTITFSGGECTLNKKWLLETIKNIKREKGLNIHVDTNGTILKKAYIDQLVKRGMTQIGIDLKALKTKTFQHITGLKDKKIAKEYLKNSWNATEYINNNYQEKVYLGIGIPYNKDLITIKELKKMAEKIRKINPEIQVCVLDYRPEFKRQNIKRPSYNEMIQIKKILNKEGLRTVIVQTTHGHIGP; encoded by the coding sequence ATGGGGATAACAATCAACAACTGTAGAAGATGCAACATTTGCAACCTAGTACTCTGCCCTGCAGGAAACGTTAAAAAAGCGGCCGAAAAGGGCGAATGTTTTGAATGCGGAGCATGCACATTAGCATGCCCATATGAAGTCATAAAACTAGAGAAAACAAAAAAAGAAAAAGTAGAGGTTACAGTAGACGGTAAAAAAGTGAAAGTAGCTGGGCTCGTGAAAGACGCTCTAAAAGCCGCTGGAATAGACGTGGGGAGATCACCCGAAAACAATAAATTTATGCCATGTGAATGTGGAGGTTGCTGGGCCTGCGCAGTCAAAATCAATGATAAAATAGCACTATCATGCATAACACCACTATCAGATGGTATGGAAATAGAAACTGATATAGAAGCGCCTTTAAGGGTTATGAGTGGGTTCGGGGCCCATATGGTGGGTGGTGTTGGAACGCCATATTATCTGAAAAATAGCATAAGACCAATAGAAGTTGTTGGATTCACACACGGTTGTAACCTGAGATGTCCACAATGCCAAAACCACAGGATAGCATTCACAGCAAAAGCACAGCTACTAGAACCAAAGGAAACAGCCAACATCCTACTAGGACTCGAATCAATATACGGGACCGGTACAATAACATTCTCAGGTGGAGAATGCACATTAAACAAAAAATGGCTACTTGAAACAATAAAAAACATAAAAAGAGAAAAAGGGCTTAACATACACGTTGATACCAATGGAACAATCCTTAAAAAAGCATACATAGACCAGTTAGTAAAAAGAGGAATGACACAGATAGGCATAGACCTCAAAGCCCTCAAAACAAAAACATTCCAACACATAACAGGCCTAAAGGACAAAAAAATCGCCAAAGAATACCTAAAAAATTCATGGAACGCCACAGAATACATCAACAACAACTACCAAGAAAAAGTATACCTAGGAATCGGCATACCATACAACAAAGACTTAATAACCATAAAAGAACTCAAAAAGATGGCGGAGAAAATCCGCAAAATCAACCCAGAAATCCAAGTCTGCGTACTAGATTACAGGCCGGAATTCAAAAGACAAAACATCAAAAGACCATCCTATAATGAAATGATCCAAATAAAAAAAATATTAAACAAGGAAGGCCTCAGAACAGTCATTGTCCAAACTACACACGGCCACATCGGACCATGA
- a CDS encoding mRNA surveillance protein pelota, giving the protein MRIIQEDKKKGVIELIPETLDDLWHLSHIIEEGDLVSSKTTRRIQDTSGERIRRDRGVKKTFYLGIRVESVKFHRYTGKLRATGTIEKGPEDLVPLGSHHTIEIKLNTPLRIKKETWSKWALRRLKDAIESSKRLYAIILALEDYTADIGLIRQYGIEYYGPIIGGIPGKRIQTKDRRKKIIQFYEKIIEAIKNLKGIELIVIAGPGFTKTDFHSYLKEKHPKLAKISIIESTGTGGRVGIQEVLKKGTIERAATENRIAKEIRNVNEVLEKIAKSSDLIAYGEKEVTEAANMGAIKKLLIIDKLVSEKETLLDLVENMGGEIILISSEHEGGKQLEALGGIAATLRFKIH; this is encoded by the coding sequence ATGAGGATAATCCAAGAGGACAAAAAGAAGGGAGTCATAGAATTAATCCCTGAAACCCTTGACGATCTATGGCACCTATCCCACATAATAGAAGAAGGCGACCTTGTATCTTCAAAAACCACTCGCAGAATACAAGATACTAGTGGTGAGAGGATAAGAAGAGACAGGGGCGTGAAAAAAACATTCTATCTAGGAATCCGTGTGGAATCTGTGAAATTTCATAGATACACTGGCAAATTAAGGGCAACAGGAACCATAGAAAAGGGCCCTGAAGATCTAGTACCACTAGGCTCACACCACACAATAGAAATCAAACTAAACACCCCCCTGCGCATAAAAAAAGAAACATGGTCCAAGTGGGCCTTAAGAAGATTAAAGGATGCCATAGAATCATCAAAAAGATTATATGCTATAATATTAGCATTAGAAGACTACACAGCCGATATAGGGCTTATAAGACAATATGGGATAGAATATTATGGCCCTATTATCGGAGGCATCCCAGGCAAAAGAATACAAACAAAAGACAGACGAAAAAAAATCATCCAATTCTATGAAAAAATAATAGAAGCCATAAAAAACCTAAAAGGAATAGAACTAATCGTCATTGCAGGACCAGGATTCACAAAAACAGACTTCCACTCCTACCTAAAAGAAAAACATCCAAAATTAGCTAAAATCTCAATAATAGAAAGCACAGGAACCGGAGGCCGCGTAGGGATACAAGAAGTCCTAAAAAAGGGTACAATCGAACGCGCAGCCACAGAAAACAGAATAGCAAAAGAAATCAGAAACGTCAACGAAGTACTAGAAAAAATAGCAAAATCCTCAGATTTGATAGCCTATGGAGAAAAAGAAGTTACAGAAGCAGCCAACATGGGCGCAATAAAAAAATTATTAATAATAGACAAACTTGTAAGCGAAAAAGAAACATTACTAGACCTAGTCGAGAACATGGGCGGTGAAATAATACTAATAAGCAGCGAACACGAAGGAGGCAAACAACTAGAAGCACTTGGAGGAATAGCAGCCACCCTAAGATTCAAAATACACTAA